Part of the Salmo trutta chromosome 2, fSalTru1.1, whole genome shotgun sequence genome, CTTTATGGATCATACTTGTCACCTCCTGTGTGTGATAGGGCGTAGAGCTTTTCAGCGCTGCTCTCCAGCCGCTCCCTGTACTCCAGGTGGGTGTAGTTGCCAGGCGGGACGCCCTCCGTGCCATGGAGCAGCCCCCAGCAGCAGCAGGCGATCACCGCCGTACTGTCACTGTCACCTGGaattgggggaggggggagaggtagGTGAATGGGGGAGTGAGATGGATGAAGAAGTGAATATAAAATAGATGAGGCGGGAGAGGAATCAAGTAGATGGAGGTGGGTGAATTACTGAGGTGAAGTTATGTAGAAGTGGATTCTAATGCAACCATGTGGCCTGGGGTTGGTCTTGTAGTTTGTGACACCGCTGTCACTGCACACAGTTACAAATATGTCCCACCCCCCTTCTGGCACATATCTTTACTATCTCTTGTTGACTGGCTAGCTGTCCAATAAACACCCAACAATTATTAAGGAATGAAAAGAAATATGGTTTCAAAAATGTAAACCCAATCTGAATCAAACACACCTCTTATTTGGTATTGATCTCACAATTGGATTTGCAGGACCTCCTCCAGACAAAAAAAGAAAGCTAAGTAACATTATGCCTTCTCATTGGAGTCGCTGTACTCTTTATATACAGGAGAACTATTGCCTTGTGGTGAGGATAGCAGAGTTGCAAACTtggcttcagacgcaatcgttaggcaagggcaatctaagtgtaggaaaggatgatacagcgtctgtgccaccagtaaataCTGGTAGTATTGTTAATCCCCCTGCACAGTCTCAGccagacaattttctcatggcttctggaaagAAATGCTCTCTGCATGCACAACCAGTGTCGCTCATTCGGCAGATTTAGAAACTTTTCAAACGGTTTTCTCCACTAAGCAACAAGTCTGATTCAGAGCCTGCGCCatctcaggtctctcctccaccctttacggggtctgagccgccgaagcctcccaccattagctctgacaaattgaaaacccaagtcattggtgactccattacccgcaataTTAGACTTAAACAGAATCATCCAGCGATTATACATTGTTTACCAGGGGACAGGGCTACCGAtgtaaaggctaatctgaagatggtgctggctgatgctaaaactggcaagtgtagatggtatagggatattgttatccacatcggtaccaacgatgttaggatgaaacagaggtcaccaagcgcaatataacTCAATCGCtgtttgaaaactgttttctggcCCGCATTCTGGGacccccacaaacaggaccaagcctggcctgctgaggagtgatggactccatccaAGCTGGAAGGGCGCTCTCATCCCATCtatcaacatagacagggctctatctcttctagctccacaatgagatagggtgcaggccaggcagcaggctgttagccagcctgccagcttagtggagtctgccactagcacagtcagtatAGTCAGCTCATTGAGACTTTGTCTGTGCCTCGATCGAGgtcgggcaaaactaaacatggctgtATACGCCTTTAGATATCTCATAATATTCAAATGTTTGACTtaaatattcacatggaaaagtccacagtcccactccaaaaggctttcggagccatcatcgactcagtgggttggTCTAACATGTCTCCGGACCAACTCATTGCCACAGTAATAacctggatctagttttgtcccgtggaataaatattgtggatctaaatgtttttccagactccctccacctaccgaAGGATGTTGGAGTACAAACATATGTTAACCGCCTAACCTTGCTTAaaaccctagatgcagtcgcaacTCTAAAAACTTAAAATATTTGTCACAAGTAAtttgctccctggtatacagaaaataccagagccctgaagcaagcttccagagaactggaacagaaatggcgctccaccaaactggaagtcttccgactagcttgcaaagacagtaccgtgcagagccctcactgctgctcgatcagccTACTTTTCCAACCTAAATTTGAGGAGAataaaaacaaaccaaaataaaAGTTTTatactgtcacaaagctaactaaaaagcagcactTTCCATGTtttatactgtcgcaaagctaactaaaaaccagcattccccaagagaggatgacCTTCACTTGAGcggtgatgaattcatgaacttcttcgaCTAAAAGattatgatcattagaaagcaaattacggctCCTCTTTGAATTTGCGTATTACTCCAAAACTCAGTTGTCCTGAATCTGCAtagaactgccaggacctaggatcactggagttttttaatcctgtatctctCGATACATTcacgaaaatagtcatggcctctaaaactTCCAGCTGCTttctggaccctattccaactaaactactgaaagagctacttcttGTGCTTGGCCCTTCTATGTTGAACATAAGTAACAGTTTCCTATcctccggatgtgtaccaaactcactaaaagtggcagtaataaagcctctcctgaaaaagccaaaccttgaccaagCCAATAtagaatcttccattcctctcaaaatgttgggaaaaagctgttgcgcaacaacacactgccttcctgaagacaaataatgtatacaaaaCACTCCATTCTgggtttagaccccatcatagtactgagactgcacttgtgaaggtagtaaattaccttttaatggcatcagaccaaggctctgcacctGTCCTCGTACTCCTAGACCTTTGTGGTGATCGGTTGGTCTACaaggacaagttcttgcctggtttagatcttatgtcggaaagatatcagttcgtatctggatggtttgtcctctgacaaatcaattgtatgtttcggtgttcctcaaggttctgttttaggaccactattgttctcactatatattctacttcttggtgatgtcattcggaaacacgatgccaactttcactgctatgcggatgacacacagctgtacatttggATGAAagatggtgaagccccaaaattgcctaccctgggAGCCTGTGTTTCAtccataaggaagtggatggcggaaaatgttttacttttacactgacaaaacagagatgctagttctagatCCTAAGAAACAATGCTATCTGCTGTTTGAGCTGACAATCTTGATGGTTGGTACAGTCTCTATTCAAACTGAAGGACCTtagtgttactctggaccctgatctctcttttgacgaacatatcaagaatatttcaagggcagcttttttccatcttcgtaacattgcaaaaatcaaacgttttgtccaaaaatgatgcagaaaaactaatccatgctttttctagattagactactgcaatgctctactctctggCTACCCAGATAAGGCACTAAATCATCTTCAATCATCTTCAGTCATCTTCAGTTATTGCTAAATACAGcagctagaatcttgactagaaccaaacaatttcattatattactccagtgctagcctctctacactggattcatgttaaggctagggctgatttcaaggttttactgctaacctacaaagcattacatggacttgctcttacctatctctctgatttggtcctgccgtacatacctacacgtttTGCTATACTCTACTTGACGTGATTTTCCTGTCTGGTCTTGgaggagatcttcatgggctatactcagctTTCTCAGGGTAGTACGTTAGTGGTCTGTTgagatccctctagtggtgtgggggctgtgcttttgtAAAGTGGATGGGGTAAAagcctgcctggttggccctgtccagggggttTCGAGTCGTGTCCCcacgtctcagcctccagtatctatgctgcaaaatctattctctgtgtgtgtgcggacctgagccctaggaccatgcctcagaactacctggcctgagatgactcctggctgtccccagtccacctggttgtgcagCTGATCCAGCTCATCTATGAAAAGACAACTGACATTAACTCCTGATGTGCTGACCTgttacaaccactgtgattattatttaaccctactgatcatctatgaacatttgaacatcttgaagaacgatctggccttaatggccatgtactcttatctccacccggcccagccagaagaggtctggccacccctcagagccctggttcctttctaggtttcttcctaggctcctgcctttctagggagtttttcctagccactgtgcttctacatctgcattgcttcctttttggggttttaggctgagtttctgtataagcactttgtgacattatgctgatgtaaaaagagctttataaatacatttgatcttAATTGTTTTAGAGAAGAGTAATGTCTGACTTATAATTTAATACAATATCTACAGAAAGTCCTGTGAAGTAAACAATGCATGGAATGCGAGTATAAAAAAAGTGGCCCAAGAGACCACACAAACCTTAATTTAAGCATATAGTTTATGTATTTCCTCAATTCAGAGTGTTGCCAATATTGTCCTTTCTAAGATGGCCATCAAGTCACTCACTACCAAGAAATTGTGACATAAACACACAAGTGTCACATTCCCGGCGGATcacattgcatcaaccaatggttgcatgcCACGTCCTTTACTGCACAGTCGAGCATGAGATTGCTATATCATATGACATGGTTAGCTGAAATTTTAAACAGCTATCCAGatgttgtaagatctggcatgcgtcagCAATGTAGTCGGACAGGAATGCGGCCGATCGATAgaactcatctttgtatctgtgccattatagcgtctgtgacagcatgggcattgccattgaggcaatctccattttgaagtaggcaattttcttcacgattggctgatATCTCCTGATGACCTAGCTGGACAGgactccaacagggtcaccaggagggatcagccaatgaagttggaagtcccacccagttaactacattaaaatggtggaagccctcaatggcgctgcctatGCTAATAAGGCCTTTTGGCCACTCGAAGCCTCTATCATTTTCTAAGGCAAAACACTGCACTGTGAACTGACCTCCATGGAAGCCCCCGCGGCTCATCAGCTCCTCCCAGTCTGACCCCGCCCCAAGCAGGGCATCCAGGGCGATCATTGGAGCGTCGTGGCCGCTGCGGCCCGCCCAGCCCTTCAGGCTGAAGCTCTTATAGACCTTGTCTCTCTCCGCCGGCCCATAGGACGCCGGCCAAAGCACGGGGCCCGTCCTCTCGGAGAGGCCTCTCAGCTCCAGGTACCTATGGAGGGGAAGGGGGTCATAGAAGGGGATGGAGGTGTGGGGTGAAGTTGCCCCCAGATAATAATCTTGGTTCGGTTTTTGAATTTtacccactaatggttaaggttagaattggggaaggggaagctgatcctagataccTCTGGGGAAACGTCACTCCAGAGCAGACATGAATGCTTTTACATTGATTTTGTTTTTTCATTCCTTATTTACTGTACATCAGCATGTAATTAATTCCACCTTTCAGCCAGCTGCCTTGACTTGCTGAGGGTTATGGTTTGAAATCATAAGCTAAGATCTGTATCTATCCACATTATTGAAATTGAATGTTGCCTGTCATTTGattctgtattatactgtataagtGTCATCCAATGTTATTGACCTTAACATGAAAAAAGTGTCTATTGAATTAGCAAATAACGAACTTAAAATTATATGGCAGCTCAACCAAAACACACCCGCCCCCTATTGATTTTCATGTTATCATTGATGTTATTGGTTAGTCTTACCACTCCCACTTCTCAGTGAAGTAGCcccagtctctctcagtctccctGACAGCAAAGCCCTGCGATTGAACAAAGCTCTTGGAGATTGGACAGGCCTCCTTGACCAGGCCCAGCCCCCAGGTTGTGATTGGTCGGCGCTGGACGGCGTATGAGGTGAAGAGCGCCGACGCCACAGCACCGAGGAAACCGGTCGGGTGAGGGTGGGTCATCCTTCCTGTTTCCACAGCAATGGCCACCAGAGTGGACAGCTGCTCTGGCCACGGGTACCTAGAAAGGGAGATACGTGGTGGTGGATCTGAACGTGGTAGGTGCATGTTTGACTACATTGTGACCCAATCCCTTACACCAATTTCTAGAATGCTCCATGTGTATTTTCTGCCATGTTGGTAAGAGTGCATTTACATCTACCAGACGAAGGATGACTAAGTACCGTCTCttatatgtaaaaaataaaatagaattcagtggtgcAACTATAATATTACCTTGGCCCATATTCCTAAAGCGTcatagagtaggagtgctgatctgggatctgtccatataatctcattcattattatctaaaaggcaaaactggatctagatcagcactcctactctttattagcttagggcctaatgaatttatttcaattgactgatttccttctatgaactggcactcagtaaaatatttgaaattgttgcatcttgtgtttatatttttgttcagtgtatataaccACTCTCAACCTCACCTCAGACCGATGCACATAGACCTCATGGCTGCCCCACATCCGGTGCCATCAGGGTTGTAGGGCACTCTGAAGCCCCCTTCAGTTCCCGGCCTCAACTGGGACACTCCTAAGGGTACAAGAGAGTGCAAATGAGGTCTAGAGTGTTTGTcacagtacaaaaaataaatgtaggaacaaagaaaaacatttggaaagtattcagtcctCTTTACTTTttctgccttattctaaaatggatgaaagtgtttttttccacctcaatctacacacaataccccataatgacaaagcaaaaataggtttttagaaatgtattaaaaactgaaaagtcacatttacataagtattcagaccctttactcagtactttgttgaagcacctttggcagcgatttcagccgtcttcttgggtatgacgctacaagcttggcacacctgcaatTGGGGAGTTtcgcccattcttctctgcagatcctctcaagctctgtcaggttggatggggagcgtcgctgcacagctattttcaggtctctccagagatgttcgatcaggttcaagtccgggctatggctggaccactcaaggaaattcagaggcttgtcccgaagccattccttcattggctgtgtgcttagggttgttgttctgttggaaggtgaaccttcgccccagtctgaggttctgagtgctccggtagcagattttcatcaaggatctctgtactttgctcagttcatctttacctcgatcctgactagtctcccagtccctgccgctgaacaacctcccacagcatgatgctgccaccaccatgcttcaccgtacagatggtgcaaggtttcctccacatttacatttacatttaagtcatttagcagacgctcttatccagagcgacttacaaattggtgcattcacctataatatccagtagaacaaacactttacaatagtgcatctaaatcctttaaaggggggggggggttagaaggattactttatcctatcccaggtattccttaaagaggtggggtttcaggtgtctccggaaggtggtgattgactccgctgtcctggcatcgtgagggagattgttccaccattggggtgccagagcggcgaacagttttgactgggctgagcgggaactgtgcttcctcagaggtagggaggcgagcaggccagaggtggatgaacgcagtgcccttgtttgggtgtagggtctgatcagagcctgaaggtacggaggtgccgttcccctcacagctccgtaggcaagcaccatggtcttgtagcggatg contains:
- the adprh gene encoding ADP-ribosylarginine hydrolase isoform X2, with the protein product MDRPATLQDYKAAMLLSGVGDALGYRNQLWEYNDSGPAIHQELQELGGLKNITAQLPDWPVSDDTVLHLATAEALATGKEGEELLQDVAARYVEGMKDMEGVSQLRPGTEGGFRVPYNPDGTGCGAAMRSMCIGLRYPWPEQLSTLVAIAVETGRMTHPHPTGFLGAVASALFTSYAVQRRPITTWGLGLVKEACPISKSFVQSQGFAVRETERDWGYFTEKWEWYLELRGLSERTGPVLWPASYGPAERDKVYKSFSLKGWAGRSGHDAPMIALDALLGAGSDWEELMSRGGFHGGDSDSTAVIACCCWGLLHGTEGVPPGNYTHLEYRERLESSAEKLYALSHTGGDKYDP
- the adprh gene encoding ADP-ribosylarginine hydrolase isoform X1; translation: MDRPATLQDYKAAMLLSGVGDALGYRNQLWEYNDSGPAIHQELQELGGLKNITAQLPDWPVSDDTVLHLATAEALATGKEGEELLQDVAARYVEGMKDMEGRKPGPSSILGVSQLRPGTEGGFRVPYNPDGTGCGAAMRSMCIGLRYPWPEQLSTLVAIAVETGRMTHPHPTGFLGAVASALFTSYAVQRRPITTWGLGLVKEACPISKSFVQSQGFAVRETERDWGYFTEKWEWYLELRGLSERTGPVLWPASYGPAERDKVYKSFSLKGWAGRSGHDAPMIALDALLGAGSDWEELMSRGGFHGGDSDSTAVIACCCWGLLHGTEGVPPGNYTHLEYRERLESSAEKLYALSHTGGDKYDP